Part of the Cuculus canorus isolate bCucCan1 chromosome 17, bCucCan1.pri, whole genome shotgun sequence genome is shown below.
CCACCAAGTCGGGTCAAGAGCAGATCGAGGAGAAAGGTGAGGTTTTGgcaaggaaaggggaggggaaagaacaCCCTGAATCCCTTTCTGTCTTGGTGAACACCCTGAGGCGTCCGGCTGAATTTGTTTTGACATGTAAGGGTCGTCTGCAAGAGGTGTGCTCAGCAAGAacccctccttttctccacagaCACCATGGACTTTTCGGGTATGTCCCTCATCAagctgaagaaggaagaaatggaaacacaGGTACAGCGAGGAAGGTGGATTTGGTGCTGCTGGCCTTGAGCCAGGCAGAGGTCCTGATCCGGATGGCAAAAAAGTGGGGGAGGAATCACTTCCCCAGGATGCGCAGGACCCAAGGTGGCTGTTTGGATGCAGGTGAAagtgctggagctggagaagcGCCTGGAGGGTGAGCGGGTGCGCCTGGGCGAGCTGAGGAAGCAGCACTACGCCCTGGCCGGGACCTACGAGGTGACAGAGGATGGGGAGGCGAAGCCAGCACCAGCCCCCAGGCGAGGCATCCTCAAGAAGCCCCCCTTGGCCCAGAAGCCCGGCCACAGGGAGGTAAGATCCACAGGGGTAAATCCACCCAGGGGAAGTGCCTTCGCAGCGCAAGTGGCTGATATTTCCCTTTACACCCCTCTCGTTTCAGCCCGAGCGAGACGCCGGCCCGTACCCACCGCACGGGGCCAACATCTAGCAGGGCTGGCTGTGTTTCCCGCAGACCGCGTTGCCTTCGCGCTGCTGTGCCTTCGTGCGCGGGGTCTCCTCACCGCCCGGCCTGGAGAACTGGatggttttttaaaaattctctattttatttgtatttttttgccttccccTTGGTTCCTGCCCGTGGAGCAGGGGGGCTCGTGCGGCTCCCTGGGTGGCGCGGGCTGCCCTCCTGGCCGTCTCTTCCgctttaatttaatttgggGTTCGTTTgggttaattttttaaagaactgtatCAGCACTAGATGTTTTCAGTAAATGTAGCTCTCTACTGTACTGCTCAGACCCTTTCAGAGAACTGTGGACTGTTGTTAAAGTAGGAAACTGTTGggcttttcttactttttaaattcCCCTTTTTCAGCCTGAGGAATAATTTGACTTTGTTCTGGCGTGGGATCAGCAGAGAGGGAGACTTTGCCTTAActggcaggaggagcagggcttttggaagggaaaaagcagtTACTGGCACACACTGGCAATAAGGatataaacctttttttttttcttttctattttttatgaCTACAGCAACATCCAGGGATCAGTTGCGTTATGTTTTCTATTTAAGATAATTAGCAGAATTAAATCTACCCGTGGCCTATGGGAGCCAGGGGACAGAGAAGTCTGCAGCAATACGGAATTACTGATGTGGAGAGATGCAGgggcagaagaaaaatcctgtcGGCTGTATCTTCCCTTGGAGCTACTACCACGATGTAGATTATTAAAgaagcaatatttaaaatatgtgttgTGGTGCCTGGTCGGTGGGGAGGGGGCCAGGACGGTGGCGGGGGGGCTCTGCTGGGTGAAGCAACCTGCCCTGAATTATTGGGCAGCAAAAGGTCATGAAGTGCCTGGAAGGAATTAGCTAAAGGGCCAGGGCCAGAGTGCAAGGACACTGGTGGGTGATGTGGCCCTGTGCCCAGCGAGGGGCACGTGTGTGGGTGCACTCTGtcatagatatatatatatttatgtatttatacagatatatatagacagatgagacctcatctggagtattgtgtccagttctagaattctcaacatgagaaggagatgcagctgttggaatgggtccagaggaggctacaaggatgatccgaggactggagcacctcccgtacgaggacaggctgagagaggtggggttgttcagcctggagaagagaaggctctaaggagaccttatagcgaccttccagtacctgaaatgggttacaggaaagctgtggaggggctgtttacaaaggtgtGTAGCGATAGGacaactggagaggggcagataaTCAACATTTTCATCCAATTTCTTGTGGCGCCCCAAAATAATCACAATCAAATTGCATACAAGCCACAGCGAACACCATGACTCTTAATTACTCTGATCAACAACGGGCTATAGAGTAGTTAACTAGAATTGTAAATTGCTCCACCTCAAGAAAACACACTTATAAGgtattttatgatttattttagttttatagCAGTCTCACAGCAACTTGAGATTTCCAAGGTTACATCACAAAACAAACCTTACAGTTTTACGAGCGGCTACTGCAGGCAGCGTAGCAAGCAACAACTCTCCTTCCCCAACCAATTTTATGTATAAGGAGCATTCCACTTTAAAAGGTTAATGCCGGTGTTAATGGACAAGGCAAGCAGCTAATTCTGCAAGTCGAAGAGCTCCAACCCAAAGAATTGCAGCCTTCTCAGCCTTTCCACCAAGCCCTACAGCaaggaggagagctgggagagggtCACCCAGCAGTGTCCCTTGCGTCACTGCTGCCGTAGTGAGTGACAACAAATTACAGCAGTGACCTGGGCACCTCCATACCTCCGAGTTTCGTTTCTTTGAGAAACCTTTTCTCGTGGTACAAGGAAGTGCTTTTCTGCAGTAGCTCACAATCTATTTATAGACGGTGATAAAGATGTATTTGCTGGGAGACTGACGTCATCCCTAACCACTCGCACCATTACGTTTCGTAATGGAAATAATGATTAATCAAGAATGATAACTTTTCAATCTCACTACCAGAAGTTTAGCCACAGCTATATTTAAcgtttaaaaaaattaaaatcaaacgTGGCTTAAAGAATGAGGATCTGAGTAAATGGAATGTGTTCGACACTATTTCTCTATGATTTACTTAAATCGATACTGATAGAGACAGCAGAAACAACTCTGCCAAAGTGTATGAAGTCTCAAAAATAGCAAGAATAAGGCCACTTAAAAGTGTATTAAAGTGCTATCTGTGCATCTTTCCCTATGTGCTAAATTTTTATACCAAAATTAAGCTTATTGTCCCGGCTAAGATTTTCTTAACTCTATACTTCTGGGGAAGGATTTGCTATTTGTAccagtccaaaaaaaaaacaacaacaaaaaaaccacccccccccaaaaaaaaaatcacaactgcAAACTGTGTAtgtaaagctttattttgaGACTCCATCAAGACATCCTGCCGTACAGGATCCTATTTGCTAATGACTTTTAAATACCATCATTTGGTATctttggagagaggaagatgtTTAACTTGATGTGCCACTGAGAACAAATTTCACTCAGCACTTGTACCaaaagtaatggaaaataaCCACGTGAAAGCTGTGAAATACTGCATTCTGCTCTCTTCCACTGAGGTTAGTACAgtatagtttatttttcttgaagcaGCTTTCGAGCAGCCTGTTATCAAAAGCCTTCTTTCCCCACCTTTTGGCTCCCTCGGCAGCCAAATCTCCAATAACCACAAATTAGTTTGAACATGAGCCGACAAAGCAGCTGGAGTTCAGGAACAACGTTGCTTGTAGAGAGGAAAGTTTACAAAACACAGTGTCTCAGATCATTGCGGGGGAAAAAGTCCATTAAAATCAAGCATACAAATGGAAAACACTGCTGTTACATGCTCTAGGAATTCATGTTAAAAGGTTCTGTAACCATACAGTTTTAAGAGCCCTTAAAGTCAGGAACAGCAGCCACCCATCTGCAAGGTGGGTTATTCCCCAATCTGCCCACAGCAGTGACTACGGCACGAGTTACACGCGTCCAGGCAGTCCTGTTTTCATTAACAGCAATTCCTGAGTGCCCCAACCAGGAAAATGCCTTGGGAAATACAGAACTACCACCTCATACAAGCATTTATAAACATTTCATAGGCACAAAATCGAACCAGAACAATATAAAGACAGTAGGTGCTGCCCTTACCAACCATCTCCCACTGCGGGCAATACACACCCCAACCCAAAGGACATCATTACATATCCACGTTTAACCAAAATCAACATTTTCTCCTCAACCAGGCGGTCTCTTTCCAGTGCTGAGCTACTGCAGCCCCTTTGTCACCTCCCATCCTCTACACAATGTGGCTGGCTTCTTTCAAGACTAATGGATTTTCAAGGAATTAGCTATATTCAGTTCCAGACTGATAAATTCTAGTTACAGTTATAGACAGAAAACACGTGTATTATTTAAGCTCACGTTAATATATACATACAATATATACATTTACATGTATAAAGCTGCTACTTCAATTAAGTCCTAAAGGATCACGTTCTAGCAGCGGTTGCTAGAACGACGTGCGACTTTACGGGCACGCAGCAAGGTGTGAAGTTAGCAGATGTGGTGAGAGGAAATGTTCTTagctttggaggaaaaacaATACCTACTCATCATCTGCAAGAGTGcagaaaaagcatctttgaAAAGCCTGGAGGTGATAAGTAGCACTAAAAGTAGCCCTCAGCTTACAGGAGGATCAAGGTGGGCACTAGCAAGTCTTCCAGTCTCAGCAGGCTGCAATTCGTCCTGCAGATagggaggaaaacagagatttGTCCTTCGGTGGGGCTGAGAGCCCACCACAGGCTGCCAGGGGACAACCTGCGTCAGGGACCAGGTGTCAGCTGGGACAGCAGTCTCAATGAGGCTCCTCCAGAACTTCAGCTGAGGCAAAAATCTCTCAGAAGAACTCAAAGCAACACGTGCCTCGTTTCTACTGACAAAGCCTTGGAGAGGTGAACAGACCCACCTGTAAAAGACTTGTCCCGGGGCTGATTGATATACCACTGGAAGAGGACTCAAATTACAGCAACGAGTGCTATTGAAGGATCTCTGTAGGCTTGCACAGCCTTCAAATCCAGCTCCCAAAGTGAAGGGACAAGCCAAGACAACATGAAATACTGCCGGAGTATCCAACATTGACAAACCACTTGCCATTTTCATccaactttttcatttttttttgccattacACAACCAACAAGGCAAGGTCTGGCCATACTGGGTCACCTCTCCTTTGAAACAGGCAACAATCCTACCCAGAATGATCTCTTGGTGTGTACGAGCCACAGGGAAGGGCCCTTCAAACCCATTTCGGAACAGGCACTTCTTGAACTTTTGTGCACATCATCTTCACCCATGGGCATTGCTGCAAATTCTTAGAAGAGCCAGGTTACAGAACTGCAGCTTTTATATAACACCATCCCCTTCCCTCGCCCACCCACACTGACTCAGCACTGCAAGGTTTCCTGATTTGTAGTTTCCTATTTCTGCACCACCAGCAGCTTATCAAATCTCCGCAGCCAACACAAACAGAACATATCGAGAAACAACTAAAAAAAGGGATTTTCTTCTCTATATTATCAGTTATTCCGCAGTAGGACTTGTACTTCACTTTGCTATTAAAGCGACAGACATCACAGAAAATCACATCAGGTCCCTTCTGCCCTCTGACTCATGTTATTAAATAACTTTGGTTGACTCATTTCTCCTAACTTGACTTGGCTCAAATCTAagcttttcctttattattaaataacaGTGGCCTTCTTGTAGGCTCATTGTAggaaactaaaaaaacccaaaaaggcAAAGCCATTCTACCTAGCAAgacagcccagctccctcatTGCTGATTACAACACGCAAGATCTACTCCGAGCACATCTATCCTCTCTCAGCATGTACAAAACGGATTCTATCTAATCACTAAAAACTCAATCAACAGACTTACTGTGCCTaattaaagttattttcctGCAAATTTATGTTCTGCATTCACCTACAGCTGTTGCTACATAAAACACATTATTAATATTGAAAAATGTTGACGTAACTCCACCATGATTAAATGAAGCCACAACGAGAACACGACATGGAGAGATAcgctattttatttaaaatcagacCACAGCAGATTACAGAAACTTATTATGCAAACAAATCCACTGTACGTTTCACAACTTGCTAGGCATATAAAACTGCCCCGTTATCAGACTGTCCAGGATTACACAGAGAAACTCTTCAGGCGCAGGATGATTCTGCCTCCTCCGAACTCAGTGTTCGCCGAGTAGCTCTGTATTCAGACTAAAGGAATTGTTGATTTGAGCTCTGTATCTAAGTCATTATTCCAGTTGGAGAGAACAGAGAAGTCCCCAAAGAGGTTGAGAGTGAGGTTGTGGAAGTTGGGGCAATAACAGTAACGGTTACCCACGACCAGCTGTGCCCAGGGCTCTGCCTCCTGGCATCACATGAAAGCTTATATTCTCTACAGTCCCTCCAGGGTCACTGGTACGAAGGTGACCTGTGTGGATCTGCTGTGCTAGAACAATTGCCTCCGCTTCCTGTAGGAGACAGCACTGAAGTGCAGTGAAACTCAATCTTGAGTTAAACCATTCAGTGCCGATCATCGAGCGAACAACCTAACCACATACAACTGAATTAGTCATAACTTACAAAACTGCATACAAAAAACTGGCAAAAGTTAATGCCACCCCAAGAGGGCATTTTCAATGCTACCAACACTCTAAAGCCATGTTACACATTGcatttgaaagatttttctctgctccaATTGCTTTGGGGAAGTATATGCTATTTGCAGCAGATATTAAAAATCCTCAAGACaacataattttatatatatatatattttggcAAGCGTATGGAGCCACCTCCTCTCAACTCTCAGCTTGCCTATGGCATTTTAATCTCGCTATCTTATAAACAGTGCAAATTAGTACGATTCTAAACATCCTAGCCATAGCAGATATTAGCTACAACAGAACAGGAGAAGCTGTCCAAGGTCAGAAACATCAAGGTACCTCTCGCCCAACTCATTCAGGTTAGTGTTTAGTAACATTtgtttggggagagatttaaaCAGCTTTCCACAGTCAACTTTCTCCTTTACCCTTAAACATTACCAGCAGTCAAGTATATATTTACAGTTTGTGCGCACACACACGATTAATGGCAAAACGTTTTCCACGAGCAGCTGGATTTCAGTTATGAGACTGCTATAACTGAAACATCACATTAGTTACATTATCTATGTTCAAACTTTTCCATCAGTGAAGGCAACTATAAGCTTACAAATAGCAGATACagcctttgttttttctgaagtacGAGGGTGagtttttttgtaaaagaaagtgCTCTTGAAGAGCCCTTAAGAGTTACACAATGGCCATTCAAATGATAAAAATGCTAATATTGTAGCATTACAATCACAAGTAGTGATCCCTAAGGCACATCAGCCACATGCATACGCAATAAtgcattgttttgcttttagacAGAAAAATTGCATTAGCTTTGTCTGTATTTAGTTCGCACAAGAGTTTGTTTCTAGATAAAGTATCCCTGAAAGGTCAAGTTATCACAAAAGTTACCAAAAGACAGAAGATTTAACAAGTAGTAAAAATAGTTTTGGACTACAAATACCAATAAAGTTCGATACATAAAACACAGTGCAAATTCACAATACACTTACCTATCACCTCCGCTTCTGAGGATTTTCAGCCCTCGGAAAAAAAGTTGGCACTTGATAAGTGTAAAATATACCTGGCTGTTCTTCTTAAATGTTAGCAAAACTAATTTGAGAGTGTTTTAGAGTTTTTGTGTAGCAGGCTCCAAGTACGAATTTCTGTACTCAGTCACCACCCTGGTAGCCCCCCACTCACTTTCTAGGACACAAATCATTTCCACAGCAGACTTATGTTTAGCATTTAGATACAACAGTTGCCATCCAAATACCAGCACTAACAGCACagcaaaattactttgaaataagTCATAATTAACCATGCTTATACAAAGCTTGAGTGAGGAAATAATACCAAGAAAAGATATTAcactatttaaaagaagaaaacatcttgtACCATCACtagattacagaaaaaaacacactttGCAAACAAATCCAATGCACATTGCTTCACAAAATCTCCCATCTACAGAAACTTTCCAGATTTACACTGGGGAATCGGTTCAGATGCCAGTAACACTGACCAACCCTCTGCCCTTTGTCTTCGGAAGGCAAAACAAGCCAAATAACTATATTTTCAGAGTAGAGAGCTTCCTGTTATGAGCTTAATTTCAGATTAGTATTTGCTAGCAACCATCACACTCCAGAGGAAACAATTAAGGGACAGTCAAGGGCCTTAcgtaaaggaaaaaaaaatagatgtccTATTTCAACTGATGGTGTTTGTAGTACAGACTTCCAAACAATGTAGTGCATTCCAGGACGACGAcatgaaaatgctttgaaataatgAAGGGGCTACGACAGTTTCTGGACTGTGAGTTTCTTAAATTACCAGGAATTAGTTGTTTGTGGATGTGAGAAATTGACAATGAATTTATAGACACATTCTGTGCAAGCAAAAAGTGTTAAGATTTGCCTCCCCCAATGCTAGATTAAAATACCAGCTTCTGTCTGCACCTTAGGCTTCAAGACTCATATTAAGAGTGAAATATGAGCTCCCCTAAAAAGCCTGCCCCTCTGGTGGCAAAAGAAGTCAAGAATGGATTACGTAAGATGCAAACAGCCACCATGGAGTTCAAAAAGCTTAACTGTTTTGCCTGCTTGCAGAGAAACGTTAACTGCAAATTCCAGATAGATAAGCATGCCAAAAACTGCAAAACtaaaggaaatgggaaagtCAAAAATAGTTCTGCCAAGTGAGAGACTTGAGTTTGAGGGATAAAGTGAAGTTGTGGAGCTTCAAGTGGGCAACTACATGATGTGAAAACCCTGTATTTGATTAAGAAAATACCCTGCCTAGATTACTGGAATCACATGATATTAAAAGATAAGCACCTGtgtaaaaaaatcacttctgtaTCCAAGGTGTGGAAAAAGACCTGTAAGAAAGTCTTAGCaggcaaggaaataaaaatgcctgGTAAAATTTCTATAAAACTCTAAACTGGCTCTACAAACAGTTTAGTTTAATTTCAAGACACCAGGACTTTCAGGATATCAAGTTATTTAGGAGTTGAAGGAGTGTGTACTTTTATTATGAAAAGTCTAAGGTAACAACTGAAATGTAGAAATGAAACTCTTGTAACTTTTACTGtctaaaaaacacagaacactTTCTGACAAGAGTTTCAGCTCAGCGAGCTCTGAAACTGTTGTGCACCTGGCCACAAATGCCATTTCCTGGGCACATCGCAAAGGATGCTGACACGGCCCATTGCAGCTCTTTGCCCAGTACGCAGGTATGGTTGTTACTATCCAAATACTGGCACCTATAGAGAATTCTTTAGAGAGAAATAGCTCCCAGTTTGCCACACACACATCCAGCTGCAACAGGAATACATTAGAACAGAAGAGGATGCCGATTTACCATCACTAAAGAATTCAGAGTGTGATTCGATTTGTAACTTCAGGAAATCCACTGTATGTTGTTTCACACTTCGATGGATTTACAACATTTAGACACTATTGCCTTCCTAGAAAAATCTTGTTGTCACTGAtacttgaaaacaaatacaatcaCATTTACCAAATGCAATTGCAAACCTCTGTGCCACAGCTTGAATTTCGTATTCCATTGTGCAAAAAACAGAGGCTTTCCATTGCCTACATTAAGTCtgatggggagaaaaaggaactATAAGCACCAATACATAAGTTAGGCGCACCAAAATATTCACTGGAGGATAAAGCCAGGATGTGGTGGAAGGCGAGGTGGTCTTTGGGGAAGAGCTGGAGGATACTGTGGTACAAACTGAGAAGGGTATCCTGGCTGTGGCATTTGACTTGTAGACTGAACACCTGGTCgaggtgggagaggaggatACGGAGCACCTGGATAAGAAAGCCCTGGTCCTGAATTCATGGCTGCAGTAAACGGAGTAGGAAAGCGTCCTGCTGGGACTGAAATAGGTGGAGGGGGTGGTATTCGCCGGGGCACCACTGAAGGAGGAGTGTTTGCATCCGAAGTGTAGGAATCTTGAGGTGCTGGTGTTGGCTCGGGTGCTCTAGGCTGAACCTGTGGCTGAGCCTGCGGAAGTCTTTGTCCTTTCAGCACCATTTCTTGGAGCTTCTCAATTTTCACGCGTCGCAGGTGAGCCAGTTTACGCTTGCTCTGGTACTCATCGATGAAGGAATCTAGTGGTATTTCACCATCAAGAAATCTTTCTGCCATGTTCTGTCAAATATGGAACAATCACTTAGAAAATGACATACTGCAAGAGAATCTAAATGGCTTATAAACTAAAAATAGCATAATTTTGCCTGTGATTTTCCGCCTCACATATGGAAGATGACTGGCATGCTAAGAATTCTGAGCAGAATTCCGAGTTAGTTATTACTCAGAAGCACTGGGagtaaaatatcatttttgCTTAAATTTATACTGAAGCAACAGCAGGAAGAACATCTGAATCTAGCTCTGAACATTCACTTGATCATCAGAGATGGGAATGAATCAAGTTCAACAGCTTTCCAGACTGCCAGCTAAGCTGAATTACAGCTCAGTACTGCTTGCAATGCCAACAGAAACACTAAGAACTCTGCAAGCCTCAGTACAGAGAGACAGACTATTGCTAAGCCAGATTTAATACTCATGCTTATTTGTGGCTTTGGGTatattatatttcattattaagaGAAGTGACCATACATATAAACTGCAAAATTCAACTTGCCCTGGGaacgttttttttttgtgaccaCAACTCAGGGCCACTACATAGATTTTTCCCCTGACACGAGCATGCTTTGTAGTCATAAAGAATGTCCTACAGGCAAATCagcaaccaaaaccaaacacttccAATATTCCAAGAACAGACCACCCTTCGAGCGCTTGTATTGCAGTCAGTGGTGACCACTGGCATCTAGACAGATACACTGACATCATAACAGATTACCTCACTGGAAAtgctggagaaaaaacagtgcAGGCACAGTTTTTCATTAGGTTACTAACTGACACTAGTAATGGATTAATATATATGCCAGGCAAACTCCATTAAAAAATAGTCCACCTTTATACTCTATAATGCCAATGAACTGCGAGGgtttggctttcttttctgaaaaggaccattttctctcttaaacTTCAAAGATGCTAAGAGTAAAGAATTactcagataaaaaaaatctggctgaaaccaaaccaaacagctATTCACTGACGTTCAAAGACCAGActatattcttaaaaatatcctGTTAGCTTTTTACGTGTTCAACACAAGACTGCAGCTTTGTACACTGAAGCTCTTCGGTAATGAGTGTAAGTGGAAGAATTGAAATGTATTGTCATTACCTCTGTGTCTTCCTCAATCTTCGCCCCCTCTGCCTGAAGCAGCGCTAGCAGTGTCTCCAGTGAAGCACTGCTGGATTGTCTGTCTGTAACAACACAAAAAGAATGGCAAATGGCTCCAAGGGACTCCTATCTGCAGCTACACAGCCTCAGCAAGCATAAACATTTCTAAGGCACATCCACTGTTTGAGACAGGACGATCTACAGTACGAAAATACATTATGTCATTTAGGAACACTGTTAAGAGTGCTAAAAGCTGAACTTTAGTTACAactatatatttataatattgaaagaaaaagcacttcAGCAAGTGCAGTATCAGATGTGCAATACTTCATCATTCAGTACAAAATGAGAAAGTGAAGTGCAATATTCCAATTGTTTTAGGATCAATTAATGAAATTCAagttatgttttgctttttagcaGGAAGAATATATTTGATCATTTAGAGAACAGCAAGTCAGCGATAGGTAGGTAACCACAAAGTAATAGAAAGAATGCAGTCTCTTTTACTAGGTGCAACAGGTACTTCATAAATTATTAGAAGCACCATCTATTTCAGAACTACaagagaatatttcattttgtaccCTAATTCACGCAGACAAAAGCAAGACACCAAAATCAACCAATCAAACAAGTGGAATCGATTTACATTCCCTTAGAAAACAGCAAATCATAATCATCAACAGAAAATGTTAcctagttttgt
Proteins encoded:
- the VPS37B gene encoding vacuolar protein sorting-associated protein 37B, which translates into the protein MALDLRRLEALSLQELKALLDDEEQLQDMAREMEEAQNVQHSKDMTLASNRSLAEGNLLYQPKLESLKSNLTEKYQELQVLFEAYQIKKTKLDRQSSSASLETLLALLQAEGAKIEEDTENMAERFLDGEIPLDSFIDEYQSKRKLAHLRRVKIEKLQEMVLKGQRLPQAQPQVQPRAPEPTPAPQDSYTSDANTPPSVVPRRIPPPPPISVPAGRFPTPFTAAMNSGPGLSYPGAPYPPLPPRPGVQSTSQMPQPGYPSQFVPQYPPALPQRPPRLPPHPGFILQ